One Candidatus Poribacteria bacterium genomic window carries:
- a CDS encoding restriction endonuclease subunit S: MSSWRNITVGNLGEVVTGYTPPTKNAEYFGDVYPFITPTDITIDSRTVQTERFLSQEGYEYNKNRLLPPNAVCVTCIASIGKICMTTVPSVTNQQINSIVVNENKHNPYFVYYLLITKTDVLHSVANKATTPIVNKSTFASINVCVPPLQTQTQIATFLDRKTEQIDELIRIKERQIELLQEQRTTLINKAVTKGLDPNVGMKPSDVEWIGEIPAHWKIEKIKHVATLVSEKSTPETDAIKISPENVESETGKVLDFYSSYDAVGVKFQDGDVLFNKIRVYLSKVVFAKCDGYSLGEMIVIRPTLQCMNKYLFYLMLSNCFIEYCDSISYGAKMPRTAVDDILNTKIPIPLDQEKLQIANFLDDKTEQIDELIAAEQRKIERLKEYRQSLISEAVTGKIDVRNEV, encoded by the coding sequence ATGAGTTCATGGCGTAACATAACTGTTGGTAATTTGGGAGAGGTCGTCACGGGATATACTCCACCAACAAAGAACGCGGAGTACTTTGGTGATGTCTATCCCTTTATTACCCCGACGGACATAACTATAGATTCTCGCACCGTTCAAACTGAACGCTTTTTGTCCCAGGAAGGCTATGAATATAATAAAAATCGCTTGCTTCCTCCAAATGCTGTTTGTGTTACCTGTATTGCAAGCATCGGCAAGATTTGCATGACAACCGTTCCCAGTGTGACGAATCAACAAATAAACAGTATTGTGGTGAATGAAAACAAACACAATCCATATTTTGTCTATTATCTCCTTATAACCAAAACAGATGTCCTTCATAGTGTAGCGAATAAAGCAACAACTCCTATTGTAAATAAATCAACTTTTGCAAGTATCAATGTTTGTGTGCCTCCACTTCAAACACAAACCCAAATCGCCACCTTCCTCGACCGCAAAACCGAACAAATCGACGAACTCATCCGCATCAAAGAACGACAGATAGAACTGCTGCAGGAACAACGCACTACACTGATAAATAAGGCTGTGACAAAGGGACTTGACCCGAATGTGGGAATGAAACCGTCGGATGTGGAATGGATTGGCGAGATACCAGCACATTGGAAAATAGAGAAAATAAAACACGTTGCAACTCTTGTAAGTGAAAAATCTACTCCTGAGACAGATGCCATAAAAATTTCACCTGAAAATGTTGAATCGGAAACCGGCAAAGTCCTCGATTTTTATAGTTCTTACGATGCAGTTGGTGTGAAATTTCAAGATGGGGATGTGCTATTTAACAAAATTCGTGTCTATCTTAGCAAAGTAGTCTTTGCAAAATGTGATGGGTACTCTCTTGGTGAAATGATAGTCATAAGACCTACTTTACAATGTATGAATAAATATCTTTTCTATTTGATGCTATCCAATTGCTTCATTGAATACTGCGATTCTATATCTTACGGGGCAAAAATGCCGCGAACGGCTGTTGATGATATTCTGAATACAAAAATCCCTATACCTTTAGATCAGGAGAAACTCCAAATCGCTAACTTCCTTGACGACAAAACCGAGCAGATTGACGAACTGATAGCCGCAGAGCAGCGAAAGATTGAACGCCTCAAAGAATACCGTCAATCCCTCATCTCCGAAGCAGTGACCGGCAAGATAGATGTCCGAAACGAAGTTTAG
- a CDS encoding Uma2 family endonuclease: MAINAVQTYLSPEEYITLERKAKPDANTVRNEYIQGEIIAMSGASFTHNLIKGNIFVQLHNRLTESSCVVFANEMRVGIPSAKSYFYPDVGVVCDEPRFEDDVFDTLLNPIVIVEVLSPSTEGYDRGEKFSRYRQLDALKEYILVSQDSVNVERFLRKRDDWSYTFFQELEQHLPLTSLQCELPLQEIYGRVTFPEASEGAN, translated from the coding sequence ATGGCGATAAATGCTGTCCAAACATACCTTAGTCCAGAAGAGTACATCACTTTAGAACGTAAAGCAAAACCTGACGCGAACACAGTCAGAAACGAATACATCCAAGGTGAAATTATCGCTATGTCCGGTGCAAGTTTTACACATAATCTTATTAAAGGGAATATCTTTGTTCAACTTCACAATCGCTTGACAGAAAGCAGTTGTGTCGTTTTTGCGAATGAAATGCGTGTCGGTATCCCTTCAGCAAAATCCTACTTTTACCCTGATGTAGGTGTCGTCTGTGACGAACCGCGTTTTGAAGACGATGTTTTTGACACACTTCTGAACCCGATTGTTATTGTAGAGGTACTCTCCCCGAGTACCGAGGGCTATGACAGAGGTGAAAAATTCTCGCGCTACCGACAGCTTGATGCCTTGAAAGAATATATCCTTGTTTCACAAGATAGCGTGAACGTTGAACGTTTTCTGCGAAAGCGTGATGACTGGAGTTACACTTTCTTTCAAGAACTTGAGCAGCACCTTCCGTTAACTTCTCTTCAGTGCGAATTACCCTTGCAGGAGATATACGGGCGCGTCACATTTCCTGAAGCATCTGAAGGCGCAAACTAA
- a CDS encoding class I SAM-dependent DNA methyltransferase, which produces MANYQELANLVWTVADDVLRGLFKPHEYGDITLPFLVLRRLDCILDEDDRKDKAIQTYNQFKDHVPEEALPPIILKEINASFYNTSQYDLSRLTEDPTNIHLNFENYLNGFSQDVRDIIENFNLDRFIERLNQNNRLFIFCDKFTEVDLHPNQVDNRTMGLVFEELLRKFSEMSNETSGEHYTPRDVVQLLVSLLFAEHRENLREQGVIRSIFDPCCGTGGMLTIGKKYFREQINPDADIRLLGQELNAQTYAICKSDMLITGEDPDSIQHGSSLSNDQFQGQRFDYMITNPPFGVSWKSDEAAVKAEAQTANGRFSAGTPRSSDGALLFLQHMLSKMEDRGSRVGIVFNGSPLFTGDAGSGESEIRRWIIENDYLECIIALPEKLFFNTSIATYIWILTNRKSEARQGHIQLINAVDFHDEMKRNLGAKNALISDSHIRQIAELYTNFEETEHSKIYPNDFFGYTKVTVERPLIEKQEILGEETEVIVTDKQGNPKPDTALRDHERVPLTENIEDYYQREVKPHVPDSWIDRKKDKVGYEINFNRYFYQYTPLRSLKEIADEILALERKSEGLLNEVLGL; this is translated from the coding sequence ATGGCAAATTATCAAGAACTGGCAAATCTCGTTTGGACTGTAGCCGATGATGTACTCAGAGGACTGTTCAAACCACACGAATACGGCGACATCACCCTCCCGTTTCTCGTGCTCCGCCGATTGGACTGCATCTTAGACGAAGACGATCGAAAAGATAAAGCGATCCAGACCTACAATCAATTCAAAGATCACGTACCTGAAGAAGCACTACCACCGATTATCCTCAAAGAGATAAACGCCAGTTTCTATAACACCTCCCAATACGACCTCTCTCGACTGACAGAGGACCCGACCAACATCCATCTCAACTTTGAGAATTACCTCAACGGATTCAGTCAAGACGTGCGCGACATCATTGAGAACTTCAATCTCGATCGGTTTATTGAGCGATTGAACCAAAACAACCGGTTGTTCATCTTCTGTGATAAGTTTACTGAGGTCGATCTGCACCCAAATCAGGTAGATAACCGCACGATGGGACTGGTCTTTGAGGAACTGCTCCGCAAATTCTCTGAGATGTCCAACGAAACCAGCGGGGAGCACTACACACCGCGGGATGTCGTGCAGTTATTGGTCTCGCTGCTGTTTGCGGAACACCGTGAAAACCTGCGCGAGCAGGGCGTTATCCGCAGTATCTTTGACCCGTGTTGTGGGACAGGCGGCATGTTGACCATAGGGAAGAAATACTTCCGCGAGCAGATTAACCCCGATGCCGATATTCGGCTGTTAGGTCAGGAACTGAACGCCCAAACCTATGCAATCTGTAAGTCGGATATGCTCATCACCGGAGAGGATCCCGACAGTATCCAACACGGCTCCAGTCTCTCTAATGACCAATTTCAAGGGCAACGCTTTGACTATATGATTACAAATCCGCCCTTCGGTGTGAGTTGGAAATCCGATGAAGCCGCGGTGAAAGCGGAAGCACAAACCGCCAACGGCAGATTCTCTGCCGGTACGCCGCGTTCCTCGGATGGGGCGTTGTTGTTCCTGCAACACATGCTTTCCAAGATGGAAGACCGCGGGAGCCGCGTCGGCATCGTCTTTAACGGATCGCCGCTCTTTACGGGTGATGCCGGTAGCGGTGAGAGTGAAATCCGACGATGGATCATCGAAAACGACTATCTGGAGTGTATTATCGCGCTGCCCGAGAAACTCTTTTTCAACACCAGTATCGCCACCTACATCTGGATCTTAACAAACCGAAAATCCGAGGCACGACAAGGTCATATCCAACTCATCAATGCCGTTGACTTCCACGACGAGATGAAAAGGAATCTCGGAGCCAAGAACGCTCTCATTTCCGATAGCCATATCCGTCAGATCGCCGAACTGTATACCAACTTTGAAGAGACCGAACACAGCAAAATCTATCCAAACGACTTTTTCGGCTACACGAAAGTGACGGTTGAGAGACCGCTAATTGAAAAGCAAGAAATTCTCGGAGAGGAAACAGAAGTCATTGTCACGGATAAGCAAGGCAACCCGAAACCGGATACAGCACTGCGTGACCATGAACGCGTTCCGCTCACGGAAAATATCGAAGATTACTACCAACGCGAAGTCAAACCGCACGTACCAGATAGTTGGATAGACAGGAAAAAGGATAAGGTCGGCTACGAGATCAACTTCAATCGGTATTTCTACCAGTACACACCGCTGCGATCACTCAAAGAGATTGCCGATGAAATACTGGCACTGGAGCGGAAAAGTGAAGGCTTGCTGAATGAGGTGTTGGGGTTATGA
- the bioD gene encoding dethiobiotin synthase produces MENGILDEKCCWTYNNSMTRGIFITGTGTEIGKTVIAGGLAAALKQAGTNVGVMKPISSGDTADARFLKHAVQVDDDLSLINPIHLRHPLAPSVAARMENIEIDLSRVETAFAELQQRYDFVIVEGVGGIAVPIRDDFLVAQLIKQLKLPILIVATVGLGTLNHTLLTVAFAQQFNIPIAGIVLNGLRSESAGLAEATNPVEIEKLTGIAVVGVVPYQKQLDTPHPDLEFLAKFTNQHIAWRKLGIP; encoded by the coding sequence ATGGAAAACGGAATCCTTGACGAAAAGTGCTGTTGGACGTATAATAATAGCATGACACGAGGCATCTTTATTACTGGCACAGGGACAGAAATTGGGAAAACTGTGATCGCTGGCGGTCTCGCTGCTGCGCTCAAACAGGCGGGGACAAACGTAGGCGTGATGAAACCGATTAGCAGTGGTGATACTGCTGATGCACGGTTTCTCAAGCACGCTGTACAGGTTGACGATGACCTCTCTCTGATTAACCCAATCCATCTCCGGCATCCTTTGGCACCGTCCGTTGCAGCGAGGATGGAAAATATAGAAATAGACCTGTCCCGCGTTGAGACTGCTTTCGCTGAACTCCAACAGCGATACGATTTCGTGATAGTGGAGGGTGTCGGTGGGATTGCGGTGCCAATCCGCGACGATTTTCTCGTTGCCCAACTTATCAAGCAACTCAAACTCCCGATACTCATTGTCGCCACTGTTGGTTTAGGTACACTCAACCACACACTTTTAACCGTCGCATTCGCTCAGCAGTTTAATATCCCAATTGCGGGTATTGTGCTTAATGGGCTCCGTTCAGAGAGTGCCGGACTCGCTGAAGCGACAAACCCAGTCGAAATCGAGAAATTGACGGGCATCGCAGTAGTCGGTGTCGTCCCATACCAGAAACAGCTGGATACGCCTCATCCGGATTTAGAGTTTTTGGCAAAATTTACGAACCAGCATATCGCATGGAGGAAATTAGGAATACCTTAA